A genome region from bacterium includes the following:
- a CDS encoding HD-GYP domain-containing protein, whose protein sequence is MKLADLLNDFALTTRTQLVVLTKGGIERLGSTKDHCPAFSTTPDSSCLERLTKAHDRVIDCGGGCEALSIHPEVPGLMQVIICRRGDGAKVDLVVLSQLLRLQLAPYAELCVTAPDSKPLNTNLRLELAALTGLREMENRLGAELDPESFFGELVAYLGEIFEADATVALWRRPDGDVGARAEGVTLPGRRELEEAFDKLGKLPTRHTPIKPMQNKHFLRFEASFDLKPGSGVGMAFGPVPFAYHVFLVWKKPEAAQEFLDRLETLHGQLAVFVERLARHSIVESSYLATVRTMINALEARDAYHRGHSDRVMRYAVRLGRARGLGPEELTSLSFAAVLHDIGKVGLAEEILGKDTPLDEAEWVVVRRHTIVGEALVGGIPYLEEAARTIRYHHERWDGEGYPNRLAGEEIPLPARILAIAEAYDAMTSERPYRHPLTTERALLELEGNAGEQFDPDLVPLFIEKGCYEEP, encoded by the coding sequence ATGAAGCTTGCCGATCTGTTGAACGACTTCGCCCTCACCACCCGCACCCAGCTCGTCGTCCTCACCAAGGGCGGCATCGAGCGGCTCGGCTCCACCAAGGACCACTGCCCCGCCTTCTCCACCACCCCGGACTCGTCCTGCCTCGAGAGGCTCACCAAGGCCCACGACCGGGTCATAGACTGCGGTGGGGGCTGCGAGGCGCTCAGCATCCACCCCGAGGTCCCGGGGCTGATGCAGGTGATAATCTGCCGCCGGGGGGACGGCGCGAAGGTGGACCTGGTCGTCCTCTCCCAACTCCTCAGGCTCCAGCTCGCGCCCTACGCGGAACTCTGCGTCACCGCCCCCGACTCCAAGCCGCTCAACACCAACCTGCGCCTGGAGCTGGCCGCTCTCACGGGCCTGCGTGAGATGGAGAACCGGCTCGGGGCCGAGCTGGACCCCGAATCTTTCTTCGGCGAGCTGGTCGCCTACCTGGGGGAGATCTTCGAAGCCGACGCCACGGTCGCCCTCTGGCGCCGTCCCGACGGCGACGTGGGGGCCCGCGCCGAGGGGGTCACGCTCCCCGGACGCCGGGAGCTCGAGGAGGCCTTCGACAAGCTGGGCAAGCTCCCCACCCGCCATACCCCGATCAAGCCCATGCAGAACAAGCACTTCCTGCGCTTCGAGGCGAGCTTCGACCTGAAGCCCGGCTCCGGCGTGGGGATGGCCTTCGGCCCCGTCCCCTTCGCCTACCACGTCTTTTTAGTCTGGAAAAAGCCCGAGGCGGCCCAGGAGTTCCTCGATCGGCTGGAGACCCTCCACGGCCAGCTCGCGGTCTTCGTGGAGCGCCTGGCCCGCCACTCGATCGTGGAGAGCTCCTACCTGGCCACGGTGCGCACCATGATCAACGCGCTGGAGGCCCGGGACGCCTACCACCGCGGCCACTCGGACCGGGTGATGCGCTACGCCGTGCGCCTGGGCCGGGCCCGGGGCCTCGGGCCCGAGGAGCTGACCTCCCTCTCCTTCGCCGCGGTCCTGCACGACATCGGCAAAGTCGGCCTGGCCGAGGAGATACTCGGCAAGGACACCCCGTTGGACGAGGCGGAGTGGGTCGTGGTGCGGCGGCATACCATCGTCGGCGAGGCGCTCGTGGGGGGCATCCCCTACCTGGAGGAGGCGGCCCGCACCATCCGCTACCACCACGAACGCTGGGACGGCGAGGGCTACCCCAACCGGCTGGCCGGGGAAGAGATTCCGCTCCCGGCCCGCATCCTGGCCATCGCCGAGGCCTACGACGCCATGACCTCGGAGCGGCCCTACCGCCACCCTTTGACCACCGAGCGGGCGCTCCTCGAGCTGGAGGGCAACGCCGGGGAGCAGTTCGACCCCGATCTGGTGCCTCTTTTCATCGAGAAGGGCTGCTACGAAGAGCCGTAG